Proteins from one Loktanella sp. M215 genomic window:
- a CDS encoding DUF6691 family protein, whose protein sequence is MRILTLYLTGLIFGAGISVSGMANPAKVLNFFDIAGTWDPSLAFVMGGAVIVTFLGYRFVLKRPMPVMADRFHLPTSRVIDVRLLGGSAVFGAGWGIAGFCPGGALPALGTGNTSVFIFVGALIAGILLARGITAARSSRAATA, encoded by the coding sequence ATGCGCATTCTTACCCTCTATCTGACCGGCCTGATCTTCGGCGCGGGCATTTCCGTCTCTGGCATGGCCAACCCGGCCAAGGTGCTGAACTTCTTCGATATCGCCGGCACTTGGGACCCGTCCCTCGCCTTCGTGATGGGCGGCGCCGTGATCGTCACGTTCCTCGGCTACCGCTTCGTGCTCAAACGCCCGATGCCGGTCATGGCCGACCGGTTTCACCTACCGACCAGCCGCGTGATCGACGTGCGCCTGCTGGGCGGGTCCGCCGTGTTCGGCGCAGGCTGGGGCATCGCGGGCTTCTGCCCGGGCGGCGCGCTGCCGGCGCTTGGCACCGGCAACACTTCGGTTTTCATTTTCGTCGGCGCACTGATCGCAGGTATCCTGCTGGCGCGCGGCATCACCGCCGCACGCTCCTCCCGCGCCGCCACTGCTTGA
- a CDS encoding rhodanese-like domain-containing protein, with protein sequence MVHTAKRLSLAETARAKTGHDQPKDVAARLAKPAVALDIRWPDDVAEDHVPHAINLCPGAP encoded by the coding sequence ATGGTCCACACCGCAAAACGCCTGTCCCTTGCGGAAACTGCCCGCGCCAAGACTGGCCATGATCAGCCGAAGGATGTCGCGGCACGTCTGGCAAAGCCTGCCGTGGCCTTGGATATCCGTTGGCCGGACGACGTTGCCGAGGATCACGTGCCCCACGCGATCAACCTCTGCCCCGGCGCGCCTTAA
- a CDS encoding NAD(P)(+) transhydrogenase (Re/Si-specific) subunit beta → MFVKSAVLKETGPGERRVPAVRSGAKGKLTAMPQMVAFIALTDGTPWLGVPTLIAVYFGLARLFGILTTLPIGGADMPALISVYTAFTGLVVGSAGYALQNPAMMIAAMCVWAVGLMLTLLRPKVMNRSVADILFKTFRATKTQRYGKVDGEPKPTAPADDGIRDGRQVIIFQSDAINPEFALADVALVIGANDVVKPAARTDTSSPIARQVYVIGCGTGKGYAGIVNALFYKGNCNAVYGDAAAILTEMTEAVRGLGKAAAEPARIIQGDTS, encoded by the coding sequence ATGTTCGTGAAGAGCGCCGTTCTGAAAGAAACCGGTCCGGGCGAGCGACGGGTCCCAGCGGTGCGCAGCGGTGCCAAGGGCAAGCTGACGGCGATGCCGCAGATGGTCGCCTTCATCGCTTTGACCGACGGCACGCCGTGGCTGGGGGTGCCGACGCTGATCGCTGTCTACTTTGGCTTGGCACGCCTCTTCGGCATCCTGACGACTTTGCCCATCGGCGGGGCGGACATGCCGGCCCTGATCTCGGTCTACACTGCCTTCACGGGGCTTGTGGTCGGGTCGGCGGGCTATGCCCTGCAGAACCCCGCAATGATGATTGCGGCTATGTGCGTGTGGGCTGTGGGCCTGATGCTGACACTGCTGAGGCCCAAGGTGATGAACCGGTCGGTCGCCGATATCCTGTTCAAGACCTTCAGGGCCACCAAGACGCAGAGGTACGGCAAGGTAGACGGCGAACCGAAACCGACCGCCCCCGCCGACGACGGCATACGTGATGGCAGGCAGGTCATCATCTTCCAGTCAGACGCGATCAATCCTGAATTCGCGCTTGCCGACGTGGCCCTTGTGATCGGGGCGAATGACGTGGTGAAGCCGGCGGCGCGGACGGACACGTCCTCGCCCATCGCGCGCCAAGTCTACGTCATTGGGTGCGGGACCGGCAAAGGCTACGCCGGTATCGTCAACGCGCTTTTTTACAAGGGTAATTGCAACGCGGTCTACGGCGACGCCGCCGCGATCCTGACCGAGATGACCGAGGCCGTGCGCGGCCTTGGCAAGGCCGCAGCGGAGCCCGCGCGGATCATTCAAGGAGACACCTCATGA
- a CDS encoding NAD-dependent succinate-semialdehyde dehydrogenase: MTYQSFNPATGKLLKSFADLTDAELETKLAAAADCYKAWKAISHADRAVIIAKAGDLLDERAEDLARTMTLEMGKRIDEARGEVAFSANIMRYYAKNAEKFLRDTPLHPEHGEGHMESSPIGVIFGVEPWNFPYYQLARVAGPHLMAGNTLVIKHAGCVPQCAIAFEAVLTDAGAPPGLYTNLMISHDQSDKVVADPRIKGVALTGSVAAGRIIAASAGRALKPSSMELGGADAFIVLADADMAHTLKWAIWGRMYNTGQTCCAAKRFIVIDSVAEEFMAGFEAGLAALEAGDPLYAATTLGPLSSESALVDLLAQVDVAVKHGATVVLGGTRLNRAGSYMQPTILTDVTPDNPAFRDEFFGPVAMVFRVKDEAAAVALANDSDFGLGGSVFTTDMDAGRRVASAVETGMMFINNISWSDADLPFGGIKASGYGRELGNMGIQQFVNKKLVRTIKADAPV; the protein is encoded by the coding sequence ATGACCTATCAAAGCTTCAATCCTGCCACGGGCAAGCTGCTCAAGTCGTTTGCAGACCTGACCGATGCGGAACTGGAAACAAAGCTCGCCGCCGCCGCCGACTGCTATAAGGCATGGAAGGCGATTTCCCACGCCGACCGGGCCGTCATCATCGCCAAGGCGGGCGATCTGCTGGACGAACGGGCCGAGGATCTGGCCCGCACCATGACGCTTGAAATGGGCAAGCGCATCGACGAGGCGCGCGGCGAAGTCGCCTTTTCCGCCAACATCATGCGCTATTACGCCAAGAACGCTGAAAAATTCCTGCGCGACACGCCGCTGCATCCGGAACATGGCGAAGGCCATATGGAAAGCAGCCCCATTGGCGTCATCTTCGGGGTCGAGCCGTGGAATTTCCCCTATTATCAACTGGCCCGCGTGGCCGGACCGCACCTGATGGCAGGCAACACGCTGGTCATCAAGCATGCAGGCTGCGTGCCGCAATGCGCCATCGCGTTCGAGGCGGTGCTGACCGATGCCGGTGCGCCGCCGGGGTTGTACACCAACCTGATGATCTCTCACGACCAGTCCGATAAGGTCGTGGCCGACCCGCGCATCAAGGGCGTGGCCTTGACCGGCAGCGTCGCCGCGGGGCGGATCATCGCCGCCAGCGCGGGCCGCGCGTTGAAGCCCTCGTCGATGGAACTGGGCGGGGCCGACGCCTTTATCGTGCTGGCGGATGCCGATATGGCGCATACGCTGAAGTGGGCAATCTGGGGCCGGATGTACAACACCGGACAGACCTGTTGTGCCGCAAAACGCTTCATCGTGATCGACAGCGTGGCCGAAGAATTCATGGCGGGGTTCGAGGCCGGGTTGGCGGCGCTGGAGGCGGGCGATCCGCTGTATGCCGCGACCACGCTGGGTCCGCTGTCCAGTGAATCCGCGCTGGTCGATCTGCTGGCGCAGGTCGACGTCGCGGTGAAACATGGGGCCACCGTCGTCTTGGGCGGCACGCGGCTGAACCGGGCGGGCAGTTACATGCAGCCGACAATCCTGACGGACGTCACCCCCGACAACCCGGCCTTCCGCGACGAATTCTTCGGCCCCGTGGCGATGGTCTTCCGGGTCAAGGACGAGGCGGCGGCCGTGGCGCTGGCCAACGACAGCGACTTCGGTCTGGGCGGGTCGGTCTTTACCACCGATATGGACGCCGGACGCCGGGTGGCGAGTGCTGTCGAGACGGGGATGATGTTCATCAACAACATCAGCTGGTCCGACGCGGACCTGCCCTTCGGCGGGATCAAGGCGTCCGGGTACGGCCGCGAACTGGGCAACATGGGCATCCAGCAGTTCGTGAACAAGAAGCTGGTACGCACCATCAAGGCAGATGCGCCGGTCTGA
- a CDS encoding YeeE/YedE family protein: METAFTPLQSLGGGALIGLAAVLLMGLHGRIFGATGILTGLIAPASRSDFTWRATLLAGMVSGPLLVLWLTGAMPVVDVPVSTTMLIVGGLLVGVGVTFSSGCTSGHGVCGLARLSPRSAASVLTFMAATAATVFIIRHVIGA, translated from the coding sequence ATGGAGACCGCGTTCACACCCCTGCAATCACTGGGCGGCGGTGCCCTGATCGGACTGGCCGCCGTGCTGCTGATGGGGCTGCACGGTCGCATCTTCGGCGCGACGGGCATCTTGACGGGCCTCATCGCCCCCGCCTCGCGGTCCGATTTCACCTGGCGCGCTACGCTGCTGGCCGGCATGGTCAGCGGACCGCTGCTGGTGCTGTGGCTGACGGGGGCGATGCCCGTCGTCGACGTGCCAGTCTCGACGACCATGCTGATTGTCGGCGGCCTGCTGGTCGGCGTCGGCGTCACATTCTCGTCGGGCTGTACCTCGGGCCACGGGGTCTGCGGTCTGGCGCGGCTGTCGCCGCGGTCAGCGGCCTCGGTCCTGACCTTCATGGCCGCCACAGCCGCCACCGTCTTCATCATCCGCCACGTCATCGGAGCCTGA
- a CDS encoding YgaP family membrane protein, which yields MTHNIGTADRTMRALVGVVLLALTWIAPIAVFHGTLAVTLITIVGLVMIGTALFRVCPLYTLLGMSTCAVK from the coding sequence ATGACACATAATATCGGAACGGCAGACCGTACGATGCGGGCCCTTGTCGGGGTCGTCCTGCTGGCACTGACATGGATCGCACCGATTGCGGTCTTTCACGGCACGCTTGCCGTCACGCTGATCACCATTGTCGGGCTTGTCATGATCGGGACGGCGCTTTTCCGGGTCTGCCCGCTTTATACCCTGCTCGGCATGAGCACCTGTGCGGTGAAATGA